Proteins encoded within one genomic window of Tabrizicola piscis:
- the trxA gene encoding thioredoxin — protein MGAATVAVSDATFDAEVRNSPIPVVVDFWAEWCGPCRQIGPALEELATQYAGKVKIVKVNVDENPESPAVLGVRGIPALFMFKDGQVVSNKVGAAPKAALETWIKSAI, from the coding sequence ATGGGCGCTGCTACCGTCGCCGTGTCGGACGCCACTTTCGACGCCGAGGTCCGCAATTCGCCGATCCCGGTTGTGGTGGATTTCTGGGCCGAATGGTGTGGCCCGTGCCGCCAGATCGGCCCTGCACTGGAAGAACTTGCCACGCAATACGCGGGCAAGGTCAAGATCGTGAAGGTCAACGTGGACGAGAACCCCGAAAGCCCGGCGGTTCTGGGCGTGCGCGGCATCCCGGCCCTGTTCATGTTCAAGGACGGTCAGGTCGTGTCGAACAAGGTTGGCGCCGCCCCCAAGGCCGCGCTTGAGACGTGGATCAAGTCGGCGATCTGA
- the addA gene encoding double-strand break repair helicase AddA, protein MGHDGGCRGRGSDVTITPASLMQMEAAHPGRNTWLSANAGSGKTRVLTDRVARLLLNGVEPQHILCLTYTKAAASEMQNRLFKRLGAWAMQPDDILRRDLLELGEEEMATPRLARARQLFARAIESPGGLRIQTIHSFCGSLLRRFPLEAGVPPGFAEMDDRAARLMRSEIVEEMADTLAPATVQRLTEVQNGEDFSKLIEQIARHRGSFTPPLGAERVWRMFGLPVGFGVGDLLAGVFLGGEAGWMPDVVRILAAGTTTDAKAAVVLGALDLVAPDLATLTALEGVLLHKDGSKDPAKHFAAKIGDFPTKDTRAKLGALIDPLNDLMGRVEAARLQRLALASAEKTLALHQFAGVFLPEYQARKAARGLLDFDDLISRAQALLTDRALAAWVLFRLDGGIDHILVDEAQDTSPDQWALIESLAAELTAGLGASNRPRTLFVVGDKKQSIYSFQGADVVAFDAKRDLFRDQLAGGEALRLRSLTHSFRSSPAILSVVDATFAGPQQAAIGGEARHIAFNEGLAGRVDVWPVVDSASKLEPGPWEDPLDQPHPEDAEVVLAHDIAAKIKALVEGGEQIPQVPRNGGPSARPVHYGDFLILVQRRSPLFHEIIRACKALGLPIAGADRLNLGGEMAVKDLTALLAFLDTPEDDLSLAAVLRSPLCGWSERELFQLAQPRKGYLWEALRDHPGHSDTRAFLDDMRGQADFLRPYDLIERVLHRHDGRRKLLARLGAEAEDGIDELLSQALAYETSDVPSLTGFLVWMGTDEVEVKRQLDAEGSRIRVMTVHGAKGLEAEIVILPDTGDRPQQDRDELYRLPGGEAVWKVRKEESPALISTERTARTLREAAERLRLLYVAMTRARCWLIVVAKGDVKQAECWYNLIRAGVDAAGAERLDGGVLRHRWGDWPLSAAAVQPVARAVALPDWAMRPAPEALRAAKVLSPSDLGGAKALPGEPLFPEAEAKARGTALHLLLERLPMTDPTGWESQAIALIPEPGLAMALLDEARAVLTDASLAPIFALDTLAEVAVAGPWNGRQLLGTIDRLVVSPDRVLVIDYKSNAVIPRTPAEVPEGILRQMGAYAHLLGQIYPDRRVDVAVLWTRGPVLMPIDPEIVRLALSRATIP, encoded by the coding sequence ATGGGACATGACGGCGGATGCCGTGGCCGAGGATCTGACGTGACGATCACCCCCGCCAGCCTGATGCAGATGGAGGCGGCCCATCCCGGCCGCAACACCTGGCTTTCGGCGAATGCCGGGTCGGGCAAGACCCGGGTGCTGACCGACCGGGTGGCGCGGCTGCTCCTGAACGGGGTGGAGCCGCAGCATATCCTGTGCCTGACCTATACCAAGGCTGCCGCGTCCGAGATGCAGAACCGGCTGTTCAAGCGGCTGGGGGCATGGGCGATGCAGCCCGACGACATCCTGCGGCGCGACCTGCTGGAGTTGGGCGAGGAGGAGATGGCCACGCCCCGCCTTGCCCGCGCCCGGCAGCTTTTTGCCCGGGCCATCGAAAGCCCCGGCGGATTGCGCATCCAGACGATCCACAGCTTTTGCGGCAGCCTTCTGCGCCGCTTTCCGCTGGAGGCAGGCGTGCCCCCCGGCTTTGCCGAGATGGACGACCGCGCCGCCCGCCTGATGCGCTCTGAGATCGTGGAGGAGATGGCCGACACCTTGGCCCCCGCCACTGTGCAGCGGTTGACCGAAGTCCAGAATGGCGAGGATTTCAGCAAGCTGATCGAACAGATCGCCCGGCACCGCGGGTCGTTCACCCCGCCCTTGGGGGCAGAGCGGGTCTGGCGGATGTTCGGGCTGCCAGTGGGGTTCGGTGTGGGCGATCTGCTGGCCGGGGTGTTTCTGGGCGGTGAGGCGGGATGGATGCCTGACGTGGTTCGCATCCTTGCGGCTGGGACCACCACGGATGCAAAGGCGGCGGTGGTGCTGGGCGCGCTTGATCTTGTGGCGCCTGACCTTGCGACACTGACTGCCCTTGAAGGCGTTCTGTTGCACAAGGATGGCTCGAAAGACCCGGCAAAGCACTTTGCCGCCAAGATCGGCGATTTTCCCACCAAGGACACCCGTGCCAAACTGGGTGCGCTGATCGATCCGCTGAATGACCTGATGGGGCGGGTTGAGGCTGCGCGCCTGCAGCGGCTTGCCCTTGCCAGCGCCGAGAAGACCCTTGCCCTGCATCAGTTCGCGGGGGTTTTCCTGCCCGAGTATCAGGCGCGCAAGGCCGCGCGGGGGCTGCTTGACTTTGACGACCTGATCTCACGGGCGCAGGCGTTGTTGACCGACCGGGCGCTGGCGGCATGGGTTCTGTTCCGGCTGGATGGTGGGATCGACCATATTCTGGTGGATGAAGCGCAGGACACCAGCCCCGACCAGTGGGCGCTGATCGAAAGCCTTGCGGCGGAACTGACGGCGGGTTTGGGGGCCAGCAACCGCCCCCGGACGCTGTTTGTCGTGGGCGACAAGAAACAGTCGATCTATTCGTTCCAAGGCGCCGATGTCGTGGCCTTTGATGCCAAGCGTGACCTGTTCCGGGATCAACTCGCCGGGGGTGAGGCGCTGCGGCTGCGGTCGCTGACCCATTCGTTCCGATCCTCGCCCGCGATCCTTTCGGTGGTGGATGCCACTTTCGCCGGCCCGCAGCAGGCGGCGATTGGCGGTGAGGCACGCCATATCGCCTTCAACGAAGGTCTGGCGGGGCGGGTGGATGTCTGGCCCGTGGTGGATTCGGCCAGCAAGCTTGAGCCGGGGCCATGGGAAGACCCGCTGGACCAGCCCCACCCTGAGGATGCCGAGGTGGTGCTGGCCCACGACATTGCCGCGAAGATCAAGGCGCTGGTCGAAGGTGGTGAACAGATCCCGCAAGTGCCGCGCAACGGCGGCCCGTCGGCGCGGCCGGTGCATTATGGCGATTTCCTGATCCTCGTGCAGCGCCGGTCGCCGCTGTTTCATGAGATCATCCGCGCCTGCAAGGCGCTGGGCCTGCCGATTGCCGGGGCTGACCGGCTGAACCTTGGCGGCGAGATGGCGGTCAAGGATCTGACGGCGCTACTGGCCTTTCTGGACACGCCGGAGGATGACCTTTCGCTTGCGGCGGTGCTGCGGTCGCCGCTCTGCGGCTGGTCGGAGCGTGAGCTTTTCCAGCTTGCCCAACCGCGCAAAGGCTATTTGTGGGAGGCGCTGCGCGATCATCCGGGCCACAGCGACACGCGGGCGTTTCTGGATGACATGCGCGGGCAGGCCGATTTCCTGCGGCCCTATGACCTGATCGAACGCGTCCTGCACCGCCATGATGGGCGGCGCAAGCTGCTGGCGCGGCTGGGGGCCGAAGCGGAGGACGGGATTGACGAACTTCTGTCTCAGGCACTGGCCTATGAGACGTCGGATGTGCCCAGCCTGACCGGGTTTCTGGTCTGGATGGGGACGGATGAGGTTGAGGTGAAGCGCCAGCTTGACGCCGAAGGGTCGCGCATCCGAGTGATGACGGTCCACGGTGCCAAGGGGCTGGAGGCGGAGATTGTCATCCTGCCCGATACCGGCGACCGACCCCAGCAGGACCGGGACGAGCTTTATCGCCTGCCGGGGGGTGAGGCGGTCTGGAAGGTCAGGAAAGAGGAAAGCCCTGCGCTGATCTCGACCGAACGGACGGCTCGCACCCTGCGGGAGGCGGCGGAGCGGTTGCGGCTGTTGTACGTCGCGATGACGCGGGCGCGGTGCTGGCTGATCGTGGTGGCCAAGGGCGACGTGAAGCAGGCGGAGTGCTGGTACAACCTGATCCGGGCCGGGGTTGATGCCGCCGGGGCCGAACGGCTGGACGGGGGTGTGCTGCGGCATCGGTGGGGGGATTGGCCGCTGTCGGCTGCGGCGGTCCAACCGGTCGCGCGGGCTGTGGCGCTGCCGGACTGGGCAATGCGCCCGGCCCCCGAGGCTTTGCGTGCGGCTAAGGTTCTTTCGCCATCCGACCTTGGCGGGGCCAAGGCGCTGCCGGGCGAACCCTTGTTCCCCGAGGCCGAGGCCAAGGCGCGCGGCACGGCGCTGCACCTGCTGCTGGAGCGGTTGCCGATGACGGACCCCACCGGGTGGGAGAGTCAGGCAATCGCGCTGATCCCCGAACCCGGCCTTGCCATGGCCCTTCTGGATGAGGCGCGGGCGGTGCTTACCGATGCGTCCCTTGCCCCGATCTTCGCGCTTGATACCCTTGCCGAAGTTGCGGTCGCCGGCCCCTGGAACGGGCGGCAGTTGCTGGGCACGATCGACCGGCTGGTGGTGTCACCCGACCGGGTGCTGGTGATCGACTACAAGTCGAACGCAGTCATCCCCCGGACCCCGGCTGAAGTGCCCGAAGGCATCCTGCGCCAGATGGGGGCCTATGCCCATCTTTTGGGCCAGATCTACCCGGATCGGCGGGTGGATGTGGCGGTCTTGTGGACCCGTGGCCCGGTCCTGATGCCGATTGATCCCGAGATCGTGAGGTTGGCGCTGTCGCGTGCCACGATACCTTGA
- a CDS encoding aminoglycoside phosphotransferase family protein: protein MADRAAEAALFLARAGWATAARQHLAGDASDRRYERLRAGAATAVLMDNPPGGADDPAAFVAMARHLRHLGLSAPEVRVADTEAGFLLLEDLGDDLYARLLQADPLREAALYAPAVDVLCHLQSAPAPDGLPNLSAAEWAQAAGFALEWYAFAATGRKPAADAFLTTLEAAIRAHADGPRVLILRDYHAENLLWLPGRGGLAQVGLLDFQLGQMGQPGYDLVSLLQDARRDVAPATEAAMIARFVAATGAVAEAFAAQYAVLGAQRALRILGIFARLCLVAGKPGYLPLIPRVWAQLQRNLSHPALADLRLVCDDVLPEPTPDLLSRIASQCSPSR from the coding sequence ATGGCTGACCGGGCGGCAGAAGCGGCGCTGTTCCTTGCGCGGGCAGGCTGGGCCACGGCTGCGCGACAGCATCTGGCGGGCGACGCCTCGGACCGCCGGTATGAGCGGCTGCGCGCGGGGGCTGCGACCGCCGTCCTGATGGACAACCCGCCCGGTGGGGCGGATGACCCTGCCGCCTTCGTGGCCATGGCGCGGCACTTGCGCCACCTTGGCCTGTCCGCCCCCGAGGTGCGGGTGGCCGATACCGAAGCCGGGTTCCTGCTGCTGGAGGATCTGGGCGACGATCTTTATGCGCGCCTGCTGCAAGCCGACCCCCTTAGGGAAGCTGCGCTATATGCCCCTGCTGTCGATGTGCTGTGCCACTTGCAGTCGGCCCCTGCACCGGATGGTCTGCCCAACCTTTCGGCGGCCGAATGGGCGCAGGCGGCGGGCTTTGCGCTGGAGTGGTACGCCTTTGCTGCCACTGGCCGAAAGCCCGCAGCCGACGCATTCCTGACCACACTGGAGGCTGCGATCCGCGCCCATGCCGATGGCCCGCGCGTCCTGATCCTGCGCGACTATCATGCGGAAAACCTGCTGTGGTTGCCCGGGCGGGGCGGGCTGGCGCAGGTCGGTCTGCTGGACTTTCAGCTGGGGCAGATGGGGCAGCCCGGCTATGATCTTGTCTCGCTCTTGCAGGATGCGCGGCGGGATGTGGCACCGGCGACCGAAGCCGCGATGATTGCCCGCTTTGTCGCGGCAACCGGGGCGGTAGCCGAGGCCTTTGCCGCGCAATATGCCGTCCTTGGCGCGCAGCGTGCGCTGCGGATCCTTGGCATCTTCGCGCGGCTGTGTCTGGTGGCGGGCAAGCCCGGCTATCTGCCGCTGATCCCCCGGGTCTGGGCGCAGTTGCAGCGCAATCTTTCGCATCCGGCGCTGGCCGATTTGCGCTTGGTCTGCGATGACGTCCTTCCCGAACCCACCCCCGACCTTCTAAGCCGGATCGCAAGCCAATGTTCCCCTTCCCGCTGA
- the pnp gene encoding polyribonucleotide nucleotidyltransferase, which yields MFNVTKKSIQWGKETLSLETGKVARQADGSVIATLGETQVMANVTFARNAKPGQDFFPLTVHYQEKYYAAGKVPGGFFKREARPSEKETLTSRLIDRPIRPLFVDGFRNEVLVMATVLSCDLENDPDIVAMIAVSAALTISGVPFMGPIGAARVGFSNGQYVLNPAMDDMTQLRMKPEQRLDLVIAGTKDAVMMVESEAYELTEEEMLGAVVFGHEQMQPVIDLIMDFAEESANEPFDFSPPDYSDLYAKVKKAGEKQMRAAFAIRDKQERTNAIEAAVDAIKSAMSEEDQADANLYPAIKKLEAAVLRGDVVKNGTRIDGRDTKTVRPITCETGILPRTHGSALFTRGETQGLVITTLGTGEDEQIIDALNGNYRSNFMLHYNFPPYSVGEVGRVGSPGRREIGHGKLAWRALQAVLPAPTEFPYTIRVVSEITESNGSSSMASVCGGSLSMMDAGVPLKAPVAGVAMGLILEDDGKWAVLTDILGDEDHLGDMDFKVAGTSAGITSLQMDIKIAGITPEIMKQALAQAKDGRLHILGEMAKSLTSAQAFSAYAPKIETMSIPTDKIREVIGSGGKVIREIVELSGAKVDINDDGMIKIASNDAAAIKRAYDMIWSIVAEPEEGKVYTGKVVKLVDFGAFVNFFGKRDGLVHVSQIANKRLTHPNELLKEGQEVKVKLLGFDDRGKVRLGMKMVDQETGAEIVEKKEESAEG from the coding sequence ATGTTCAATGTGACGAAAAAATCAATCCAGTGGGGCAAGGAAACGCTCTCGCTGGAAACCGGGAAAGTTGCGCGTCAGGCCGATGGGTCGGTGATCGCGACGCTGGGTGAGACCCAGGTGATGGCCAACGTGACCTTTGCGCGCAACGCAAAGCCGGGCCAGGACTTCTTCCCGCTGACGGTGCACTATCAGGAAAAATACTATGCCGCGGGCAAGGTTCCCGGCGGCTTCTTCAAGCGTGAGGCGCGGCCTTCCGAAAAGGAAACGCTCACCTCGCGTCTGATCGACCGGCCGATCCGCCCGCTGTTCGTTGACGGTTTCCGCAACGAAGTGCTGGTCATGGCGACCGTTCTGTCCTGCGACCTTGAGAATGATCCCGACATCGTCGCCATGATCGCCGTTTCGGCGGCGCTGACGATTTCCGGCGTGCCGTTCATGGGCCCGATTGGCGCAGCCCGCGTTGGCTTTTCCAACGGTCAGTATGTGCTGAACCCGGCCATGGATGACATGACGCAACTGCGCATGAAGCCCGAGCAGCGGCTTGATCTGGTCATCGCTGGCACCAAAGACGCCGTGATGATGGTGGAATCGGAAGCCTATGAGCTGACGGAAGAAGAAATGCTGGGCGCGGTGGTGTTCGGTCACGAACAGATGCAGCCGGTGATCGACCTGATCATGGACTTTGCCGAAGAGTCGGCGAATGAGCCGTTCGATTTCAGCCCGCCGGATTATTCGGACCTCTATGCCAAGGTAAAGAAGGCCGGCGAAAAGCAGATGCGCGCTGCGTTTGCGATCCGCGACAAGCAGGAACGGACCAACGCCATCGAAGCCGCGGTTGACGCGATCAAATCCGCGATGAGCGAGGAAGATCAGGCTGACGCCAACCTTTACCCGGCGATCAAGAAGCTGGAAGCGGCGGTTCTGCGCGGCGACGTCGTGAAGAACGGCACCCGGATCGACGGGCGCGACACCAAGACCGTCCGTCCGATCACCTGCGAAACCGGCATCCTGCCGCGCACGCATGGCTCGGCGCTGTTCACCCGTGGGGAAACCCAGGGTCTGGTGATCACCACGCTTGGGACGGGCGAAGATGAGCAGATCATCGACGCGCTGAATGGCAACTACCGGTCGAACTTCATGCTGCACTACAACTTCCCCCCCTATTCGGTGGGTGAAGTCGGCCGCGTCGGTTCGCCCGGGCGTCGGGAGATCGGCCACGGGAAACTGGCATGGCGCGCTTTGCAGGCGGTTCTGCCTGCGCCGACCGAATTCCCCTACACCATCCGCGTGGTGTCCGAGATCACCGAGAGCAACGGTTCGTCCTCGATGGCGTCGGTCTGCGGTGGGTCCTTGTCCATGATGGACGCGGGCGTGCCGCTGAAAGCCCCGGTTGCCGGTGTGGCGATGGGTTTGATTCTGGAAGATGACGGCAAATGGGCGGTCCTGACCGACATCCTGGGTGATGAAGATCACCTTGGCGACATGGACTTCAAGGTTGCGGGCACCTCGGCAGGCATCACCAGCCTGCAGATGGACATCAAGATTGCCGGCATCACGCCCGAGATCATGAAGCAGGCGCTGGCACAGGCCAAGGATGGGCGTCTGCACATTCTGGGCGAAATGGCCAAGTCGCTGACTTCGGCCCAGGCGTTCAGCGCCTATGCGCCGAAGATCGAAACGATGAGCATCCCGACCGACAAGATCCGGGAAGTCATCGGTTCGGGCGGCAAGGTCATCCGCGAGATCGTGGAGCTTTCGGGTGCTAAGGTCGACATCAACGACGACGGCATGATCAAGATCGCCTCGAACGACGCCGCCGCCATCAAGCGCGCCTATGACATGATCTGGTCGATCGTGGCCGAACCCGAAGAGGGCAAGGTCTACACCGGCAAGGTCGTGAAACTGGTCGACTTCGGCGCCTTCGTGAACTTCTTCGGCAAGCGTGACGGCTTGGTGCATGTGTCCCAGATCGCCAACAAGCGCCTGACCCATCCGAATGAACTTCTGAAGGAAGGCCAAGAGGTCAAGGTCAAGCTGCTGGGCTTCGATGATCGCGGCAAGGTTCGGTTGGGCATGAAGATGGTCGATCAGGAAACCGGCGCTGAGATCGTTGAAAAGAAAGAGGAATCGGCTGAAGGCTGA
- a CDS encoding nucleotidyltransferase family protein — MFPFPLMIFAAGFGTRMGALTADRPKPLIPVAGRALIDHALDVARGAGSGRVVVNVHYLADQMEAHLAGSGVAISDERAQILETGGGLRAALPLLGPGPVAVLNSDGIWTGANPLAELAGAWDIDRMEALLLLLPVDETRGHGTKGDFRLDRDGRISRGEGGEDHVYIGAQILQPGRLAGVAEAAFSLNPVWNQMIAAGTAYGIRHQGGWCDVGHPEGIAEAERLLHSARHD, encoded by the coding sequence ATGTTCCCCTTCCCGCTGATGATCTTTGCTGCCGGGTTCGGCACCCGGATGGGCGCGCTGACGGCGGATCGGCCAAAGCCGCTGATCCCGGTGGCGGGGCGGGCGCTGATCGACCATGCGCTGGATGTGGCGCGTGGCGCGGGCTCGGGCCGTGTCGTGGTGAACGTCCATTACCTTGCCGATCAGATGGAGGCGCATCTGGCGGGATCTGGTGTCGCCATCAGCGATGAGCGGGCGCAGATTCTGGAAACCGGCGGCGGCTTGCGCGCGGCGCTGCCGCTTTTGGGACCGGGGCCGGTTGCGGTCTTGAACAGCGATGGCATCTGGACCGGGGCCAACCCGCTGGCCGAACTTGCCGGTGCATGGGACATAGACCGGATGGAGGCGCTGCTGCTGTTGCTGCCGGTGGACGAGACCCGTGGCCATGGCACGAAGGGGGATTTCCGGCTGGACCGGGATGGACGCATCTCACGCGGGGAGGGGGGCGAGGATCACGTCTATATCGGTGCGCAGATCCTGCAGCCCGGGCGGCTGGCGGGGGTGGCAGAGGCGGCCTTTTCGCTCAACCCGGTCTGGAACCAGATGATTGCCGCAGGCACGGCCTATGGCATCCGTCATCAGGGCGGCTGGTGCGATGTCGGCCACCCGGAAGGGATTGCCGAGGCTGAGCGGCTTCTGCACTCTGCCCGGCATGACTGA
- the addB gene encoding double-strand break repair protein AddB — MTDTPLNLFALPPGVDFPAELVAGLLHRMAGKPPEAMARVTLILNTQRMRRRVTECFQAHGARFLPRLLLVTDAAALGTVPLAAPVPALRRRLELSVLLDGLLQTGTTDFPRAALYDLADSLATLMDEMQGEGVPADRIAGLDVANHSAHWARTQAFLGIVAQAMADDAPESEARLRQAVIALADGWAMAQPADPIIVAGSTGSRGTTALLMQAVARLPLGGVVLPGFDFDLPGAVWASMDDALTAEDHPQYRFRRVTEGLGVDHTAVQRWTDAKAPAPGRNRLISLSLRPAPITDQWLTEGPLLPDLPPETEGLTLIEAPGERAEALAVALILRQAAETGQRAALVTPDRNLTRRVTAALDRWGIRPDDSAGRPLALSAPGRLLRQVAGLFGQRLTVDMALALLKHPLSFSGQGAVFGRGQHLILTREYELHARRHGPAFPSAESVAGWAAASGLAGAEAWAAVLGEVMCGHEALGPMPLAGFVARHLDLTRRLARGFAEAGDGGLWDKEAGETALKAVTELQEEAGVAGILTPADYASLFRGVLNRHEVRETESVHPGIMIWGTLEARVQGADLVILGGLNDGTWPAQPPPDPWLNRAMRKEAGLLLPERKIGLSAHDYQQAVAAPEVVLSRAVRGAEAETVPSRWLNRLVNLMAGLPGRQGPEALAAMRARGALWLDRAAVFDTPEGEAKPALRPSPRPPVGVRPKRLSVTEIKTLIRDPYAIYARHVLKLRPLDPLRPEPDPRLRGVVLHEVLEGFVRAGATSRDDLLRIADAVLAERVAWPLARAIWRARIEKAAAPFLAFSAGTGGDPVLLEERGAAPLEGLDFTLTGKPDRIDRLADGRLLVIDYKTGDPPSTDEQKHFDKQLLLAAAMAERGAFPGLDPAEVARVAFVGVKAAFKTVENTLQPGEVDEVWEKFGALMARYARATQGYTARRAMKTVKDVSDYDHLSRYGEWDMTADAVAEDLT; from the coding sequence ATGACTGACACACCCTTGAACCTGTTCGCGCTGCCCCCCGGCGTGGATTTCCCGGCTGAACTGGTGGCAGGGCTGCTGCACCGCATGGCGGGCAAGCCGCCCGAGGCGATGGCGCGGGTCACGCTGATCCTGAACACCCAGCGGATGCGGCGGCGGGTGACCGAGTGCTTTCAGGCCCATGGCGCGCGCTTTCTGCCGCGGCTTTTGCTGGTCACCGATGCGGCAGCGCTTGGCACGGTGCCACTTGCGGCACCGGTCCCGGCCCTGCGGCGGCGGCTGGAGCTTTCGGTGCTGCTGGATGGTCTGTTGCAGACCGGAACCACGGATTTCCCGCGTGCCGCGCTTTATGATCTGGCTGACAGCCTTGCCACACTCATGGATGAGATGCAGGGCGAAGGTGTGCCAGCGGACCGGATCGCCGGGTTGGATGTGGCCAACCATTCGGCCCATTGGGCGCGGACGCAGGCCTTTCTGGGGATCGTGGCGCAAGCGATGGCGGATGACGCCCCGGAGTCGGAGGCACGACTGCGGCAGGCGGTCATCGCGCTGGCCGATGGCTGGGCCATGGCCCAGCCTGCCGATCCGATCATTGTCGCGGGGTCCACGGGGTCGCGCGGGACTACAGCGCTGCTGATGCAGGCGGTGGCGCGGCTGCCGCTGGGCGGGGTTGTGCTGCCGGGTTTCGATTTTGACCTGCCGGGCGCGGTCTGGGCCAGCATGGATGACGCCCTGACCGCCGAGGATCACCCGCAATACCGCTTTCGCCGGGTAACGGAGGGGCTGGGGGTCGACCACACCGCCGTGCAGCGCTGGACCGATGCCAAGGCGCCCGCGCCGGGGCGGAACCGGCTGATCTCACTTTCCTTGCGGCCCGCGCCGATCACGGATCAATGGCTGACCGAGGGGCCGCTTTTGCCCGACTTGCCGCCGGAAACCGAAGGCCTGACCCTGATCGAAGCGCCGGGTGAGCGGGCCGAGGCTTTGGCCGTCGCACTCATCCTGCGGCAGGCGGCGGAAACCGGGCAGCGGGCGGCGCTTGTCACGCCAGACCGCAATCTGACGCGGCGGGTGACGGCGGCGCTGGACCGTTGGGGCATCCGGCCCGACGATTCCGCGGGGCGGCCCTTGGCGCTGTCGGCACCGGGGCGATTGCTGCGGCAGGTCGCTGGGCTGTTTGGCCAGCGGCTGACGGTGGACATGGCGCTTGCGCTGTTAAAGCATCCGCTGAGTTTTTCCGGGCAGGGGGCGGTCTTTGGGCGTGGCCAGCACCTGATCCTGACGCGGGAGTATGAGCTTCACGCCCGCCGCCATGGCCCGGCCTTCCCTTCGGCGGAAAGCGTGGCTGGGTGGGCCGCCGCTTCGGGTCTTGCGGGGGCGGAGGCTTGGGCCGCGGTTCTGGGCGAGGTGATGTGTGGGCACGAAGCCCTTGGACCGATGCCTCTGGCCGGGTTCGTGGCCCGGCATCTGGACCTGACCCGGCGGTTGGCGCGTGGCTTTGCCGAGGCGGGCGATGGCGGCCTGTGGGACAAGGAGGCGGGCGAGACCGCGCTGAAAGCCGTGACCGAATTGCAGGAGGAGGCCGGGGTCGCCGGCATCCTGACGCCTGCCGATTATGCCAGCCTGTTTCGCGGTGTCCTGAACCGCCATGAAGTGCGTGAGACGGAAAGCGTGCATCCGGGCATCATGATCTGGGGCACGCTGGAGGCACGGGTGCAGGGCGCGGATCTGGTGATCCTTGGCGGCCTGAACGATGGCACATGGCCCGCGCAGCCGCCGCCTGACCCATGGCTGAACCGGGCGATGCGCAAGGAGGCGGGGTTGCTGCTCCCTGAACGCAAGATCGGGCTTTCGGCGCATGACTACCAACAGGCGGTCGCCGCGCCCGAGGTGGTGCTGTCGCGCGCCGTGCGCGGGGCTGAGGCGGAGACTGTGCCGTCCCGCTGGCTGAACCGGTTGGTGAACCTGATGGCGGGATTGCCGGGGCGGCAGGGGCCAGAGGCGCTTGCCGCGATGCGGGCGCGCGGGGCGCTGTGGCTGGACCGGGCGGCGGTGTTCGATACCCCGGAGGGTGAGGCGAAGCCCGCGCTGCGCCCGTCACCCCGGCCACCGGTGGGTGTGCGGCCAAAGCGGCTTTCGGTGACCGAGATCAAGACCCTGATCCGCGACCCTTATGCGATCTACGCGCGCCATGTCCTGAAACTGCGCCCGCTTGACCCTTTGCGCCCCGAGCCTGACCCAAGGCTGCGCGGGGTGGTCCTGCATGAGGTGCTGGAGGGGTTCGTGCGGGCGGGGGCAACGTCGCGCGATGACCTGTTGCGGATCGCCGATGCGGTGCTGGCAGAGCGGGTTGCCTGGCCGCTGGCCCGGGCGATCTGGCGGGCGCGGATCGAAAAGGCCGCAGCACCGTTCCTGGCGTTCTCAGCCGGCACGGGCGGGGATCCTGTCTTGCTGGAGGAACGGGGCGCGGCACCGCTGGAGGGGCTTGATTTCACCCTGACCGGCAAGCCCGACCGGATTGACCGGCTGGCGGATGGGCGGCTTCTGGTGATCGACTACAAGACGGGCGACCCGCCCTCGACCGACGAACAAAAGCACTTTGACAAGCAGCTTTTGCTGGCCGCCGCGATGGCAGAGCGGGGGGCGTTCCCGGGGCTCGATCCGGCGGAGGTGGCGCGGGTCGCCTTTGTCGGCGTGAAGGCTGCGTTCAAGACGGTGGAAAACACCCTGCAGCCGGGCGAGGTGGACGAGGTCTGGGAAAAGTTCGGGGCCCTGATGGCCCGCTATGCGAGGGCGACGCAGGGCTATACCGCGCGCCGGGCGATGAAGACGGTCAAGGACGTGTCCGACTATGACCATCTGTCGCGCTATGGCGAATGGGACATGACGGCGGATGCCGTGGCCGAGGATCTGACGTGA